The Haloarchaeobius sp. HME9146 DNA segment GCATCGACCAGTTCCGCGGGTCTGGCCTCGCCGCGAGCCACGTCGTGGGCGGTGTTCATGAAGTCGGCCGTGTCGAAATGCACGTCGAACTCGGACTCGGCGAAGGAGGGGTCGTTCGGGACCGTCTCGTCCAGCAGGAAGAACTCGGTGTCTTTCGCCTTCACGAGGTCACGAATCTCCTTCCAGAAGCTGTGGGGCACACCCCAGGCGACGTCGCACCGGAACCCGTCGACGATGTCCGACCAGAAGTCGGCCGCGGCGAGGATGTGCTCACGGAGGGCGACGTTCCCGAAGTTGAGGTTCGGCTGGAGGCGAACCCCGAAGAAACTCGTCTGTGCGGGTGCGGCGTCGTAGGACAGTCCCTCCATGCGGTCGAACCAGTCGAAGTACTTCGAGTCCTCGTTCCAGCCCGTGATCTGGGGGAACTCCCAGGAGTTCGCCGGCTCCGGGCCGGTGCTGGCGATGGTGTCCTGGAAGAAGGGGTGGGTCCAGCCGCAGTGGTTGATGACGAGGTCGAAACAGACCTTGATGTCGTGGCGGTGGAGTTCCTCGACGAACGCTTCGTACTCGGCAAGTGTGCCGAGGTCCTCGGCCACGTCGAAGTAGTCACCCGTGCTGTAGCCGTGGGGGCCGCCAGGTGCGTGGGTGTCGGTCTCGGCGTCGATGGTCGCACTCCACGCGGGAACGATGGGCGTCAGCCAGACCACGTCGATACCGAGTTCGGCCAGATAGCTGGCCTTCTGCTGGAGGAAGGTGAAGTCGGTCGCGCCCTCGCTGCCGGCGAACGAGCGCGTGAATATCTCGTAGATAACCGCGTCGTCCAGCCACTCGGGCGGTCGGTTCGGGAGGCTGACCGACTCGGATTCTGGGTCGAGCTCGATCTCGTCGGTGTAGCTGTGTGTCTCGCCGTCGAAGGCAGCGGCGTAGAGTCGCGTTGGGCCGTCGAGGGCGTCTTTCGGAACGTGCGCCCGGTACTGGTCGTCGACTTGGATGTCGGCTTTCGAGAGCCCTGCCTGGTCCGCTGGCAGGAACTCGACGTCCAGGTCGTTCGCGTCGGCGTTGCTGTCGCTCGCAAGGGCCGCGTTGGAGTCGACGACGAACTCGCCCGCGTCACCGTCGTAGGACCCCGAGAGTTCGAGCGTTGGGGGAGCACCCGCGTTGGTGGGTGCAGCCTCGAACACCCGGATCGTCTGCTGGTACGTCCCGTCGGGTGCGGCGAGTTCCACGACGTAGGTCCCCGGGACGTCGGGTTCGATCTCCGCGGTGTTGTGCCGACCAGCGTCGTACTGCTCGGCTCCGTCGTCGTAGGGGGTCGGCGCGTACGCAAGTTCGGCTTCGCTATCGTCCGGTTTCGAGGCGAGAGACCAGGTGAAGTCGTCCGGGCTGTAGTTGTCGGGGTCGCGCTTCGGGCTCTGGATGGAGGGTGCGAGGTTGTCCCGGTCCAGGCCGTGGCTCGCGTCTGAGAAGATGGGGTCCACGAGGCGCTCGCCGACCTGCATGAATCTGGGTGGGCCAGGGTCGAACGCGCCACCCGGCGGTCGATTGTTCGTCTTCGGCTGCTCGTCTTCGGTTTCGGGACTCGTCGACTCTTCGGTCGGTGTGGTCCCCGTCTCTGTGGGGTTTCCCTGGGTGCCGCCACAGCCGGCGAGCATTCCGAGACTCGCCACGCTGCCGTACTGGAGAACTCGTCGCCGTGTCAGGTAGCCGCTGCCCGTCGGTGTGTTCTTCCTGTCAGCCATTGTCACGTTCCACGTTTGCTCAGACCACCATCCCACAGCACAAAAATGTTTTGTGAAATTGTACTTCATACTTCTATCCCGCCCGGAGGTTCCTCTCCCAGGACCCAGGGCACCAGCAGAGTGAGATGGTATCGAGGAGGAGAATCAGGGTCATTGGTCTCCTAGAGTATTGACTAATATCGTGAAGTACGCTTACTATTACTATTCAAAACCGTCGACACAGTCCCGATCTCTGATTTCGAACAGACGCTACTTGTAGATGCTCTAAAACCACTATTGGAGGCGTTCTACAGTGTATATCGGCGTTTTCGATACCAGTGTGCAGTAAGTATGCTCCGGCCGTCCCCTCACGAGAGAACCAAGCAGTTAAACTAGGCCATAGGGCGGGTAAAAGGCTTCAAAAGCCAATTCCGCTCTGGATTTGCGTTGAAGAATCCGGTAAACAGGCCAGCCACTGCCCCACCGTGACTGCGGCAGTACCTACTAATTTAGAATGTATTCAATTATTTTGGAATATATGGCGTTCTCTGCCCCGTCTGCTCGCGGGACAGCGGCAAACTATCGAGAGAACGTGGCCAGACTGAGAACGCTTCGAGCGGGCAGCATTCGGGTACCAGAGCTGTCGCTACCCGACCCTGTAGCCCCGGCACGTCCAGCGTCAGGGGTACAGCTCGCTCAGCACTTCGGTGGGGTCGTCCTGCGTGTTACTCAGCCATACCGGTCACGACGACTGGGATCTCCGACTGCAACAACACCGACTGCGTTGTGCTGCCGAATAGCGCCTTGCCCACGGGAGAACGTTTCCGCCCCGCGATGACGACCTGCTCGGCCTCCAGATCGCGAGCCGCTTCCATGATGCCCTTGTCGACTGGACTGTATATCTCCTGTTTCTCTACCTCGATGCCGCGGTCTTCGAGGTGCGATTGCACTTCGACGACCGCGTCGCTCTCCTCAGGAGGGAGGGAATCGTCCATCGGGTTCTCGGCCTCGTCTTCGTCGGCGTACGAGTGTACGATGGTCACCTCGATGGACGACGCCGCGTCCGGGAGTCCCGCGATATAGGATGCCTGTGTCAGTGCTCGTTCGACGTCCGTACCGACCGGTGCTACTATCCGGTACATACGGTAGCGACAACCACGCGCATCTACATAGTGTCTGGGGTCGGGAGCAGCCACGTGAGGGGAAATCTGCCATCGACAGAACATTTTACCACCCACCCTGTGTATCGCTACTCCATGCGTTCGCGTCGCGTCTGGACAGTCGTCTTGTTCGCGTTCGTCGCCGGGCACGGAGTCATACAGCAGTCCATGGGCGCACTCTTGCCGAGTTTCGAGGAAGAGTTCCTCGTCACGCAGGAACTGCTCGGGATGGTCGGGCCCGCAGCGACGCTCGGACTCCTGCTGACGGTCATGCTCGTCGGGATGCGCTCCGGTGCCCTGGACATCGAACGGATGCTGGTCCTGGGGACGGCGGTTACGATCCTCGCCTCGGTGCTCATCAGCGTGACCAGCTCGTTCGCCACACTTCTTCTGTTCCTCTTTCTGCAGGGCGCAAGCGTCGGAATCGTCCGTGCGCTCGACCGGCCGCTACTCAGTCACCTCTATCCGGACGGCCGCGGGCGAATCTTCAATCTCTATGCGCTGATGTGGGCGGTCGGGGCGA contains these protein-coding regions:
- a CDS encoding universal stress protein; the encoded protein is MYRIVAPVGTDVERALTQASYIAGLPDAASSIEVTIVHSYADEDEAENPMDDSLPPEESDAVVEVQSHLEDRGIEVEKQEIYSPVDKGIMEAARDLEAEQVVIAGRKRSPVGKALFGSTTQSVLLQSEIPVVVTGMAE